From the Carya illinoinensis cultivar Pawnee chromosome 4, C.illinoinensisPawnee_v1, whole genome shotgun sequence genome, one window contains:
- the LOC122307878 gene encoding leucine-rich repeat receptor-like serine/threonine-protein kinase At1g17230 isoform X1: MAPGKLNYPTATGCVFGASVTRIANRFSFVKKFWISSYGCTELTVQVMEKCNVFSFGVVALEVMMGRYPRELLVSLSSSQSTAAISVSGSAEFLLKDVLDQRLPTQAGKMAEAVVFVVSIALLCVRDNPLSRVMDSHALCGTRTVRSKPGLALLNPLTLSPLASFPAQKN, translated from the exons ATGGCTCCGGGTAAGCTAAACTATCCAACTGCTACag GCTGTGTGTTTGGAGCATCGGTAACCAGGATTGCAAATAGATTTTCATTTGTCAAGAAGTTTTGGATTTCGTCTTATGGATGCACAGAGCTCACAGTGCAAGTGATGGAGAAATGCAATGTTTTTAGTTTTGGAGTGGTGGCGTTAGAAGTTATGATGGGAAGGTACCCAAGGGAGCTCCTAGTTTCCTTGTCATCATCTCAATCAACAGCAGCAATATCAGTTTCGGGCAGTGCagaatttcttttaaaagatgTGCTAGACCAAAGACTCCCAACACAGGCAGGCAAAATGGCAGAGGCGGTAGTATTTGTTGTGAGCATAGCCTTACTGTGTGTGCGTGACAATCCACTATCCAGAGTTATGGACTCCCATGCGCTTTGTGGCACAAGAACTGTCAGGTCGAAACCCGGTCTTGCACTTCTGAACCCTTTGACGCTATCACCATTAGCAAGCTTTCCAGCCCAGAAGAACTAA
- the LOC122306068 gene encoding glutathionyl-hydroquinone reductase YqjG: protein MAHALLSIPNLPISSPTKKISTLSSPRARTRAAPRACLNQSPQPPNPSLLTSITNLLWGPSLPPGLLISTVRTAWHSTWQLMMSQLAPSDTSGRYSRPPSRFRWANFSGQIPTALHLYVGLPCPWAHRTLIVRALKGLEDAVPVSIASPGPDGSWVFNDIRGGDSDVLLPGPDNANGCRNLREIYKLRRGGYDGRCTVPMLWDTKTKEVFCNESYDIIQLFNSGINELARNPGLDLSPPALKGKIEEWNQIIYPHVNNGVYRCGFAQSQEAYDLAVNDLFSTLDMLDEHLASSRYLCGGALTLADVCLFTTLIRFDLVYNVLFKCTKKKLLEYPNLHGYMRDIYQIPKVAATCNYSAIMDGYYKTLFPLNPGSIQPAMPSGCEHGVLSRPHGRESLPLAESKYVQMLKKLKPKLYENLRQNFMIKVYPHLSTYGTVVIISLLSAGRIVLV from the exons ATGGCTCACGCTTTGCTCTCCATCCCCAATCTCCCCATCTCGTCACCAACGAAGAAAATATCCACACTCTCCAGTCCCAGAGCCAGAACCAGAGCCGCCCCCAGAGCTTGTCTCAACCAATCACCTCAACCCCCAAACCCTTCCCTTCTCACCTCAATAACCAACCTCCTCTGGGGCCCCTCTCTCCCACCGGGCCTCCTCATCTCCACCGTCCGTACTGCATGGCACTCCACGTGGCAACTCATGATGTCCCAACTCGCTCCCTCCGATACCTCAGGCCGTTACTCCCGGCCCCCGTCCAGGTTCCGTTGGGCCAACTTTTCCGGCCAGATACCGACAGCCCTCCACCTCTATGTGGGCCTACCTTGTCCGTGGGCCCACAGGACTCTCATCGTCCGTGCCCTCAAGGGCCTCGAGGACGCCGTGCCCGTATCCATAGCCTCCCCGGGCCCCGACGGTTCGTGGGTATTTAACGATATCCGCGGCGGGGATAGTGATGTCCTCCTCCCCGGTCCGGACAATGCGAATGGGTGCCGAAATTTGAGGGAAATTTATAAGCTGAGGAGAGGAGGGTATGATGGGCGTTGCACGGTGCCAATGCTGTGGGATACGAAGACAAAGGAGGTGTTTTGCAATGAGAGTTATGATATAATCCAACTATTCAATTCTGGAATCAACGAGCTTGCACGCAACCCGGGACTAGATCTCTCCCCACCGGCATTGAAGGGAAAGATTGAGGAATggaatcaaataatttatccCCATGTTAATAATGGGGTTTACAG ATGTGGGTTTGCTCAAAGCCAAGAGGCATACGATTTGGCGGTAAATGACTTGTTCAGTACATTGGACATGTTAGACGAACACTTGGCTAGTTCTCGCTACTTATGCGGAGGTGCACTGACACTTGCAGATGTATGCCTGTTCACTACTTTGATTCGGTTCGATCTTGTGTACAATGTCCTGTTCAAGTGTACCAAGAAGAAGCTACTCGAGTATCCCAATCTCCATGGCTATATGCGTGACATTTACCAG ATTCCCAAGGTCGCAGCAACTTGCAATTACAGCGCCATTATGGATGGTTACTACAAAACACTATTTCCGCTAAATCCAGGCAGCATTCAACCTGCCATGCCTTCAGGCTGCGAGCATGGAGTCCTCTCTAGGCCTCATGGCAGAGAGTCGCTGCCATTGGCAGAGAGTAAATATGTACAG AtgttgaagaaattgaagccaAAACTTTATGAGAACTTGAGGcaaaactttatgataaaagtATACCCTCATCTCAGTACATATGGTAccgttgttattatttctctactCTCAGCTGGAAGGATAGTGCTTGTCTAA
- the LOC122307878 gene encoding leucine-rich repeat receptor-like serine/threonine-protein kinase At1g17230 isoform X2, producing the protein MAPGCVFGASVTRIANRFSFVKKFWISSYGCTELTVQVMEKCNVFSFGVVALEVMMGRYPRELLVSLSSSQSTAAISVSGSAEFLLKDVLDQRLPTQAGKMAEAVVFVVSIALLCVRDNPLSRVMDSHALCGTRTVRSKPGLALLNPLTLSPLASFPAQKN; encoded by the exons ATGGCTCCGG GCTGTGTGTTTGGAGCATCGGTAACCAGGATTGCAAATAGATTTTCATTTGTCAAGAAGTTTTGGATTTCGTCTTATGGATGCACAGAGCTCACAGTGCAAGTGATGGAGAAATGCAATGTTTTTAGTTTTGGAGTGGTGGCGTTAGAAGTTATGATGGGAAGGTACCCAAGGGAGCTCCTAGTTTCCTTGTCATCATCTCAATCAACAGCAGCAATATCAGTTTCGGGCAGTGCagaatttcttttaaaagatgTGCTAGACCAAAGACTCCCAACACAGGCAGGCAAAATGGCAGAGGCGGTAGTATTTGTTGTGAGCATAGCCTTACTGTGTGTGCGTGACAATCCACTATCCAGAGTTATGGACTCCCATGCGCTTTGTGGCACAAGAACTGTCAGGTCGAAACCCGGTCTTGCACTTCTGAACCCTTTGACGCTATCACCATTAGCAAGCTTTCCAGCCCAGAAGAACTAA